A stretch of Vigna angularis cultivar LongXiaoDou No.4 chromosome 4, ASM1680809v1, whole genome shotgun sequence DNA encodes these proteins:
- the LOC108322252 gene encoding uncharacterized protein LOC108322252 isoform X2 has translation MGSIDNKRSWNSLTNAMNPCTNIVNSVQVPFPLFIKSFRSVPSFKCLCSSSDEKGSDDVKDPLYGLVDKQVQELLSRKENKILLDGLEKASQRVEMAKRELELIQKQELAVKQLKDYVNQLEGEVLEIEECQRDISEAKALVEKAEQSLLVNMGGPEGGGTSMGMKSEETDRDEERWESIKTASISALVGTVSGLPICFTQVTDTTQLLLPLTINFISCALFGVTFRYTIRRNLDDVQLKTGVAAAFGVVKGLGTLSGGPLLEPNFQSFLSHAQDGTIYRNQSNLKPISFPCQSTMRARDN, from the exons ATGGGCAGCATAGATAATAAGAGAAGTTGGAATTCACTGACGAACGCTATGAATCCCTGCACTAATATTGTGAACTCCGTTCAAGTTCCTTTTCCTTTGTTCATCAAGTCTTTTAGATCAGTTCCATCGTTCAAATGCCTCTGCAGTAGCTCAGATGAAAAGGGAAGTGACGATGTGAAGGACCCACTGTATGGGTTGGTTGACAAGCAAGTTCAAGAACTATTGAGCAGAAAAGAGAACAAGATTTTGCTAGATGGTTTAGAGAAGGCGTCGCAGCGGGTTGAGATGGCTAAGAGAGAACTTGAATTGATCCAAAAACAAGAATTAGCTGTCAAGCAGTTGAAGGATTACGTCAACCAACTGGAAGGCGAAGTTCTCGAG ATTGAAGAATGTCAAAGAGACATATCAGAGGCAAAAGCCCTGGTGGAGAAAGCAGAGCAGTCTCTGTTGGTAAATATGGGAGGCCCTGAAGGTGGCGGTACATCCATGGGGATGAAAAGTGAAGAAACTGATCGAGATGAAGAGAGATGGGAGTCAATAAAAACAGCATCAATTTCTGCCCTTGTTGGTACCGTTTCAGGTCTCCCCATATGTTTCACTCAAGTCACCGACACAACTCAGCTGCTTCTTCCTTTGACAATCAACTTCATTAGTTGTGCATTGTTTGGAGTGACTTTTCGTTACACTATAAGGAGAAACTTGGATGATGTTCAACTTAAAACTGGGGTTGCAGCAGCTTTTGGTGTTGTTAAAG GTCTCGGAACCCTAAGTGGTGGACCACTCCTTGAACCAAACTTTCAAAGCTTCTTATCACATGCCCAAGACGGAACAATTTAT AGAAACCAAAGCAATTTGAAGCCAATAAGTTTTCCATGCCAATCCACAATGAGAGCTCGAGACAACTAA
- the LOC108322252 gene encoding uncharacterized protein LOC108322252 isoform X3 yields the protein MGSIDNKRSWNSLTNAMNPCTNIVNSVQVPFPLFIKSFRSVPSFKCLCSSSDEKGSDDVKDPLYGLVDKQVQELLSRKENKILLDGLEKASQRVEMAKRELELIQKQELAVKQLKDYVNQLEGEVLEIEECQRDISEAKALVEKAEQSLLVNMGGPEGGGTSMGMKSEETDRDEERWESIKTASISALVGTVSGLPICFTQVTDTTQLLLPLTINFISCALFGVTFRYTIRRNLDDVQLKTGVAAAFGVVKGLGTLSGGPLLEPNFQSFLSHAQDGTIY from the exons ATGGGCAGCATAGATAATAAGAGAAGTTGGAATTCACTGACGAACGCTATGAATCCCTGCACTAATATTGTGAACTCCGTTCAAGTTCCTTTTCCTTTGTTCATCAAGTCTTTTAGATCAGTTCCATCGTTCAAATGCCTCTGCAGTAGCTCAGATGAAAAGGGAAGTGACGATGTGAAGGACCCACTGTATGGGTTGGTTGACAAGCAAGTTCAAGAACTATTGAGCAGAAAAGAGAACAAGATTTTGCTAGATGGTTTAGAGAAGGCGTCGCAGCGGGTTGAGATGGCTAAGAGAGAACTTGAATTGATCCAAAAACAAGAATTAGCTGTCAAGCAGTTGAAGGATTACGTCAACCAACTGGAAGGCGAAGTTCTCGAG ATTGAAGAATGTCAAAGAGACATATCAGAGGCAAAAGCCCTGGTGGAGAAAGCAGAGCAGTCTCTGTTGGTAAATATGGGAGGCCCTGAAGGTGGCGGTACATCCATGGGGATGAAAAGTGAAGAAACTGATCGAGATGAAGAGAGATGGGAGTCAATAAAAACAGCATCAATTTCTGCCCTTGTTGGTACCGTTTCAGGTCTCCCCATATGTTTCACTCAAGTCACCGACACAACTCAGCTGCTTCTTCCTTTGACAATCAACTTCATTAGTTGTGCATTGTTTGGAGTGACTTTTCGTTACACTATAAGGAGAAACTTGGATGATGTTCAACTTAAAACTGGGGTTGCAGCAGCTTTTGGTGTTGTTAAAG GTCTCGGAACCCTAAGTGGTGGACCACTCCTTGAACCAAACTTTCAAAGCTTCTTATCACATGCCCAAGACGGAACAATTTAT TGA
- the LOC108322252 gene encoding uncharacterized protein LOC108322252 isoform X4, with the protein MGSIDNKRSWNSLTNAMNPCTNIVNSVQVPFPLFIKSFRSVPSFKCLCSSSDEKGSDDVKDPLYGLVDKQVQELLSRKENKILLDGLEKASQRVEMAKRELELIQKQELAVKQLKDYVNQLEGEVLEIEECQRDISEAKALVEKAEQSLLVNMGGPEGGGTSMGMKSEETDRDEERWESIKTASISALVGTVSGLPICFTQVTDTTQLLLPLTINFISCALFGVTFRYTIRRNLDDVQLKTGVAAAFGVVKGLGTLSGGPLLEPNFQSFLSHAQDGTIY; encoded by the exons ATGGGCAGCATAGATAATAAGAGAAGTTGGAATTCACTGACGAACGCTATGAATCCCTGCACTAATATTGTGAACTCCGTTCAAGTTCCTTTTCCTTTGTTCATCAAGTCTTTTAGATCAGTTCCATCGTTCAAATGCCTCTGCAGTAGCTCAGATGAAAAGGGAAGTGACGATGTGAAGGACCCACTGTATGGGTTGGTTGACAAGCAAGTTCAAGAACTATTGAGCAGAAAAGAGAACAAGATTTTGCTAGATGGTTTAGAGAAGGCGTCGCAGCGGGTTGAGATGGCTAAGAGAGAACTTGAATTGATCCAAAAACAAGAATTAGCTGTCAAGCAGTTGAAGGATTACGTCAACCAACTGGAAGGCGAAGTTCTCGAG ATTGAAGAATGTCAAAGAGACATATCAGAGGCAAAAGCCCTGGTGGAGAAAGCAGAGCAGTCTCTGTTGGTAAATATGGGAGGCCCTGAAGGTGGCGGTACATCCATGGGGATGAAAAGTGAAGAAACTGATCGAGATGAAGAGAGATGGGAGTCAATAAAAACAGCATCAATTTCTGCCCTTGTTGGTACCGTTTCAGGTCTCCCCATATGTTTCACTCAAGTCACCGACACAACTCAGCTGCTTCTTCCTTTGACAATCAACTTCATTAGTTGTGCATTGTTTGGAGTGACTTTTCGTTACACTATAAGGAGAAACTTGGATGATGTTCAACTTAAAACTGGGGTTGCAGCAGCTTTTGGTGTTGTTAAAG GTCTCGGAACCCTAAGTGGTGGACCACTCCTTGAACCAAACTTTCAAAGCTTCTTATCACATGCCCAAGACGGAACAATTTAT TAG
- the LOC108322252 gene encoding uncharacterized protein LOC108322252 isoform X1, producing the protein MGSIDNKRSWNSLTNAMNPCTNIVNSVQVPFPLFIKSFRSVPSFKCLCSSSDEKGSDDVKDPLYGLVDKQVQELLSRKENKILLDGLEKASQRVEMAKRELELIQKQELAVKQLKDYVNQLEGEVLEIEECQRDISEAKALVEKAEQSLLVNMGGPEGGGTSMGMKSEETDRDEERWESIKTASISALVGTVSGLPICFTQVTDTTQLLLPLTINFISCALFGVTFRYTIRRNLDDVQLKTGVAAAFGVVKGLGTLSGGPLLEPNFQSFLSHAQDGTIYVSENLLIFVSVAVALDYCLKTGLLNAFPID; encoded by the exons ATGGGCAGCATAGATAATAAGAGAAGTTGGAATTCACTGACGAACGCTATGAATCCCTGCACTAATATTGTGAACTCCGTTCAAGTTCCTTTTCCTTTGTTCATCAAGTCTTTTAGATCAGTTCCATCGTTCAAATGCCTCTGCAGTAGCTCAGATGAAAAGGGAAGTGACGATGTGAAGGACCCACTGTATGGGTTGGTTGACAAGCAAGTTCAAGAACTATTGAGCAGAAAAGAGAACAAGATTTTGCTAGATGGTTTAGAGAAGGCGTCGCAGCGGGTTGAGATGGCTAAGAGAGAACTTGAATTGATCCAAAAACAAGAATTAGCTGTCAAGCAGTTGAAGGATTACGTCAACCAACTGGAAGGCGAAGTTCTCGAG ATTGAAGAATGTCAAAGAGACATATCAGAGGCAAAAGCCCTGGTGGAGAAAGCAGAGCAGTCTCTGTTGGTAAATATGGGAGGCCCTGAAGGTGGCGGTACATCCATGGGGATGAAAAGTGAAGAAACTGATCGAGATGAAGAGAGATGGGAGTCAATAAAAACAGCATCAATTTCTGCCCTTGTTGGTACCGTTTCAGGTCTCCCCATATGTTTCACTCAAGTCACCGACACAACTCAGCTGCTTCTTCCTTTGACAATCAACTTCATTAGTTGTGCATTGTTTGGAGTGACTTTTCGTTACACTATAAGGAGAAACTTGGATGATGTTCAACTTAAAACTGGGGTTGCAGCAGCTTTTGGTGTTGTTAAAG GTCTCGGAACCCTAAGTGGTGGACCACTCCTTGAACCAAACTTTCAAAGCTTCTTATCACATGCCCAAGACGGAACAATTTATGTGAGTGAGAAtctcttaatttttgtttctgttgCTGTTGCTTTAGATTACTGTCTCAAGACAGGGCTTTTGAACGCTTTTCCAATTGATTGA
- the LOC108322314 gene encoding ankyrin repeat-containing protein At5g02620, with translation MEKQSSFRASTMEKQKSFRGFMEKQKSFRIVMEKQLSFMGSEKKKSKESPGKRGDLPIHLAARAGNLSRVKEIIQNYSNCETKDLLAKQNLEGETPLYVASENGHALVVSEILKYLDLQTASIAARNGYDPFHIAAKQGHLEVLRELLQSFPNLAMTTDLSNSTALHTAASQGHIDVVNLLLESDSNLAKIARNNGKTVLHSAARMGHLEVVKALLNKDPSTGFRTDKKGQTALHMAVKGQNKEILLELVKPDPAVLLLEDNKGNTALHIATKKGRTQNVRCLLSMEGININSTNKAGETPLDVAEKFGSPELVSILRDAGAANSTDQGKPPNASKQLKQTVSDIKHDVQSQLQQTRQTGMRVQKIAKKLKKLHISGLNNAINSATVVAVLIATVAFAAIFTVPGQYVENKTDGFSLGQANIANNAAFLIFFVFDSLALFISLAVVVVQTSVVVIEQKAKKQLVFVINKLMWMACLFISIAFISLTYVVVGSHSRWLAIYATVIGSLIMLSTIGSMCYCVILHRMEETKLRAESRSFSMSHASDQEILNSEYKRMYAL, from the exons ATGGAGAAACAAAGCAGTTTTCGGGCATCTACTATGGAAAAACAGAAGAGTTTTCGTGGATTTATGGAAAAACAGAAGAGTTTTCGCATAGTGATGGAGAAGCAGCTCAGCTTTATGGGAAGCGAAAAGAAGAAGAGCAAGGAGTCACCTGGGAAACGTGGTGACTTACCAATTCATTTAGCGGCTCGGGCAGGGAACCTGAGCAGAGTGAAGGAGATAATACAAAACTATTCTAATTGTGAGACGAAAGATTTGTTGGCAAAGCAGAACCTAGAGGGGGAGACCCCTCTTTATGTCGCTTCAGAGAATGGGCATGCTTTGGTTGTTAGTGAGATACTGAAGTACTTGGACCTGCAAACCGCTTCTATTGCGGCCAGAAATGGCTATGATCCATTCCATATTGCTGCAAAGCAAGGTCATCTTG AGGTTTTGAGAGAACTACTGCAGTCCTTTCCCAACTTGGCCATGACCACTGATTTGTCCAACTCAACTGCTTTACATACAGCTGCAAGTCAAGGTCATATTGATGTGGTTAATCTCCTTCTGGAATCAGATTCTAACCTTGCTAAAATAGCCAGGAATAATGGTAAAACTGTCCTTCACTCTGCGGCTAGGATGGGGCACTTGGAAGTTGTGAAAGCTTTATTAAACAAGGATCCAAGCACTGGATTTAGAACTGATAAGAAAGGCCAAACTGCACTACACATGGCTGTGAAAGggcaaaataaagaaattttgcTGGAATTGGTAAAACCTGACCCAGCAGTTTTACTCTTGGAAGATAATAAAGGAAATACAGCGTTGCATATTGCCACAAAGAAGGGCCGTACTCAG AATGTTCGCTGCTTGTTATCAATGGAGGGTATCAACATCAATTCAACAAATAAGGCTGGAGAAACTCCTCTTGATGTTGCAGAAAAATTTGGAAGTCCTGAACTTGTCTCCATATTGAGGGATGCTGGGGCTGCTAATTCCACTGACCAAGGGAAACCTCCAAATGCTTCAAAACAACTCAAGCAGACTGTCAGTGACATAAAGCACGATGTACAATCCCAACTCCAACAGACACGTCAGACTGGCATGAGGGTTCAGAAAATTGCAAAGAAGCTGAAAAAGCTACACATCAGTGGCCTGAACAATGCAATAAACTCTGCAACTGTTGTTGCCGTTCTTATTGCTACAGTTGCTTTTGCAGCCATCTTCACAGTCCCGGGTCAATATGTTGAAAATAAAACAGATGGATTTTCTCTTGGACAAGCAAATATAGCAAACAATGCAGCTTTCctaatattttttgtgtttgaCAGCCTGGCATTGTTCATCTCTCTGGCAGTTGTAGTGGTTCAAACTTCCGTAGTTGTTATTGAGCAAAAGGCAAAAAAGCAGCTTGTTTTTGTCATTAACAAGCTCATGTGGATGGCTTGCCTTTTCATTTCCATTGCCTTCATTTCTCTTACATACGTGGTGGTGGGATCACACTCCAGATGGCTTGCAATATATGCTACAGTGATTGGAAGCTTGATAATGCTCTCTACAATTGGCTCCATGTGCTATTGTGTAATTTTGCATAGGATGGAGGAGACAAAATTGAGGGCCGAGAGTCGATCATTCTCCATGTCTCATGCATCAGACCAAGAGATTTTAAACAGTGAATACAAGAGGATGTACGCACTGTAA